The Desulfarculaceae bacterium DNA window CTTCTTCCCATTTGCGGTAGCGGGCCTTGCGCGAGGCCTCCTTGTAGTTGAAGCACTGCTCCAGGCGGGGGCGGATATGCCCGAAGACCCCGTTAGGGGTTTCGCCGGGGTGCTGCTCCTGGTACAGCAGGCCGAAGATCGTCTCCGCCGCCTGCATGTACAGCGCGGGGTTGTCGTGCTCCACGGTGCGCTCGCCGCCCTCGCGGCGGTCGGCAGTGGCCTTCCAGCGCCGGTAGGGCAAATCGGGCAAGAAGCCAACCTGGCCGTGCCCCACCTTCCAGACCGCGTGGGCCGCGATCTGGTCCTTTAGCTCCTTTTTCCACTCGCCCTTTTTCATCACCCACACCTCGTGCACGTCGTTCTCCTGGCCCAGGCGGCCGGAGAAGTCGCTGTGGCTCCAGGTGTCGGCATAGGTGTGCAGGGCCACCCCCATGCGGCACAGGCGCAGGGTGCGGTTGCCGCTCGGGGCCAGGGCCGCGGCCATCAGCTCCCGGGCCAGGGGCGAGTCCGGGGTGGTGATGAAATCGTCCTTGGGCGAGTCCACCGGGCGCGGCGGCAGGAAGTGGAAGGGGATGTAGACCTTGCGCTGGTTGTCCCAGGAGGTGGTCTTGAGCACCACGCCGGTCCAGTCGTTGGCCGTGAACAGGGGGTTGAACACGTAGCCCCCCACCAGAATGGGCCGCCCGTCAGTGGCGTCGTCCACGTAGTTGCTGGCGTAGGCCAGGGTTACGGCGTCCTCCAGGGAAAACCCGGCGGTCCGGGCCAACACCGCGACGCAGTAGTAGTGAAAGTCCCTCTGCATGGCTAACGCTCCTAGGGGGTCCGGCCGGTCTCGCGGCCGGTTTTGAAGCTACGGTGACCGGTCCAGGTATCGAACTCCGGCCCGTCGGGCTTGTTGCCCTTCTCATCCAACAGCTCCTCGGGCTTGTAGATCACCACCCAGGTCATGTCCCCCCAGGCCTGGAAATCGCAACCCTCTAGGCAGTGATGTTGGCGCCGCCGCCAGGTGCCGGAGTTCAGGTAGGCCCGCTCCACCCTGGGTTCCTGGCCGGCCGGCCCGGCGCAAGCGGCCGCCCCTCCCTTGCGGGTCTTCTTTTTTCGAGGGGGCACGATGGCCAGGGGAGTCTGCAAGGGGTTGTGAGTGTGGCCCATGACCACGTACCGGAAGCGTCCCTGCCCCCCGGGGTCGTAGCGCTCCAGCAGGTCGGCCGCCCCCTCGGCGTGGCGGTCGCGGGGGTTGTACTTGAGCCTAAGGCGGGAAACCCAGCATAGCAGACGGCCCAGGGCCAAACAGCGGGCCCACTTGAGCAGGCGGAAGGAAATTTGCAACTTGTCCGCCTCGTCAAAGATATTGGCCGTGCGGTCGTGGAGCTTCATCCAGTCCTTGACGAATTGCAGGTTTTCGAATTCCTCCAGGGCCTGGTCAATGCCCTTTTCGATGGCCTCTTCCAGGTTGGGAAAGAGCTCCACCTGGTTGGTCAGCCACTCGGTGGTGGCAGTGATGGGGCGCACGTCGCCCAGCTCCCGGAAGTTCTTTTCCAGTCTTTCTTGGTCATCCGAGGGGCAGCCTCCGCATTCCCGCACCTGTTCCTTCACCACGAAAGGCAGGCGGCTGATGAGCATGGTGGTGATGGGGTCGCCGATGGGCACGGCGTCGTGGGGGGCCTGGTCCAGGCAGCCCACCTTCTCGTAATTGTGCTTATCAAATTGGTGACCGTGCAGGGCCAAGACCCCGTGGGCCTCGTCCTCCAGCATCACCTCGAATCGCTCGCTGGATTCTTCCATGCCCAAGGCCAGACGGGCTACGGCGCGGGTGATGGGAAACAGGTTCACCAGGCGATCGTGATTGCCCGCGAGGTAGACTAGCTCCACCTTTATGCCATTGGCCGAATCGGCTCCGCGCTCCCGCCGGATCTTTTCCTCCACCTGCAAAAGCACATCCCTCAGAGCCTTGAGCTGGGCATGGCTATTATCGATCACCCTCATCAGGACCTTGAACACCTGCTTTTCCAGCACCGCCGGGGGCGGCGGCGGCACGTCCCAGGGGGTCGGCACACTGTGGCCGTTCTCCTTCTCAGTGAACCAGTATTTGGTGCGCAGCACATCGAAGACATCTCCCAGAAGCACCACCTTGATTTCAGTAACTTCGTGGCGGCGGCCAGCCATCCAGGCCAAGTCCTCGGCAAAGGTTTTAAAGGCTTCCGGGGACACGTTGGCCCCGCCCACCGTGCCGTCCACCAGGTGCAGGTCGGAAATAAACACCAGCATTTTTATCTTTTCCCCCCGATTGCGGACCTGCGTTCCCCCCCAAAAAGCGCGCACGCCCGGCCGCGACGCAAGTCATCGCAACCGGGCGGACCCTGACCGGTTAGGCCGAAATGGGCTCAATCGCCGCTATTCACCTGGACTATAGGTTGATTGCCGCCGGACGGTCAACATTAATCTTGCCGCTCCCCGGAGCCTATGTTATGGATGAAATCCGCTGCACGACATTTCGTATAGACCCTGGTGCCCCAGGGGTCGGAGCCGGTCCATGTATCTCATCAACGAGGTCTCCCGCAAGGTGGACCTTAGCCAGAAACGCATCCGCGAGTACGAGAAGGAAGGCTTCATCCGCCCCCAGCGGGAGGCCAACACCAACAACCGCCTTTACAGCGACTTCGAGGTCACCCAGATCCAGCGGATCAACTACCTGATCCACGAGCGGGGCTTCACCCTGGCCTGCCTGCGCAACCTCATGGTGCTGGCCCCCTGCTGGAACATCTTCGAGTGTCCGGACAAGAGCTCCTGCGCCGCCTACGAGGATCCCCGCCTGGCCTGCTGGCGGGTGCGCCAGAGCCGCCAGACCCTGTGCCCCGGCCCCTGCGAGCACTGCGCGGTGTACCTGAACCGCGACTTCCAGGCCCAGCGGGTGCTGGAGCCCTCGGGCAACCCGCCGGTGCCCAAGGAGGAGTGATGCAGGCCCTGCTCACCGGCGCGGTGCTGGCCGGAGGGCCGGGCAGCCGGCTGGGCGGGAACAAGCCCACGCGCGAGCTGGCCGGGCGCCGCCTCATCGACATCGCGCTGCAAAGGGCGCGGGAGGTCTGCCCCCAGGTGGTGGTGGTCACCGCCGACGCGGCCGACTTCGCGGAGCTGGACTGCCCGGTCATCGCCGACCGCTGGCCGGGCCAGGGGCCCCTGGCCGCGTTGGCCACCCTGTTTCTCGACACCCCGGCCACCTCGGCCCTGATGCTGCCGGTGGACGCCCCCCTGGTGCGCCCCGCCCTGCTCCGGCGCGTGCTCGAGCTCAGCCCCGGCCAGAGCGCCGTGGCCCCCCAGGGGCCGGGCGGGGTGGAGGCGCTCATGTCCTGGTACTCCCGCGACTGCCTGGAGCCCGCCCTGGCCATGCTCAAGGAAGGCGAGCGCCGCCTGCGCCTGCTTTTGGGCCGGGTGGAGGGCCGGGTCATGACCCGGACGGAGGTGGCCGAGGTGGACCCGGACGACCTGAGCTTCATCAACGTGAACTTCCCCGAGGACCTGGAGCGGGCCCGGCGGGTGGCCGCCCGGCGTGGGCTGTTTGACACACCCTGAGGTATTGGTTGTGGGTCTTTACGCCCACCCGGTTGTTATCAGGGATCATTCTCTGGCCGCGGAGGCCGGGGAACCCATTTGGCATGACCACTAAAAACAGTTAGTTAGCCTGAATTTTTTCCTTTTTCCCCAAAAAATACGAGCCTGGCACGCCCTTTGCGTATTTCCTGCCCCAGAGTTATGTCCGCACTTGGAGCCAACCACATGAACCGACACCAGCGCACATTGATGCGCCCTGTATCCTGCACCGGGATCGGACTGCACAGCGGAAAGACCGTCAACCTCTGCCTGCGCCCGGCCGAGCCGGACACGGGCATCATGTTCAAGCGCACCGACCTGCCCGCCTCCCCCCTGATTCCCGCCGACGTGAACAACGTGGTGGGCACCGACCTGTCCACCACCGTGGGCGTGGACGACGTGCGCGTCTCCACCGTGGAGCACCTGCTCTCGGCCGTTTCCGGCCTGGGGGTGGACAATATACTGGTCGAGGTGGACGCCCCCGAGATCCCCATCATGGACGGCTCGGCCGCGCCCTTCGTGTTCCTCATGCGCGGCGCGGGCTTCGTGTCCCAGGGCCGCCCCCGGCAGTATTACAAGGTCAAGCGCGAGGTCGAGGTCAAGGTAAACGGCAAGAGCGTCAAGGTGAGCCCCAGCGACAAGCTGAAGGTCTCCTTTGCCATCGAGTTCGATCATCCGCTCATCAAATGCCAGGACATGGCCTTTGTCATGGACGAAAAATCCTATGACAAGGACATCTCCCGGGCGCGCACCTTCGGATTCCTCCGGGACATGCGCTATCTGCACGAGAACGGCCTAGCCCTGGGCGGCAGCCTGGACAACGCCGTGGTCCTGGACGACTACCGGGTGCTCAACGACGACGGCCTGCGCTTCACCGACGAGTTCGTGCGCCACAAGGTGCTGGACTTCCTGGGCGATCTGGCCATGGTCGGGCGGCCGATCGTGGGCAGCTTCACGGCCCACAAGTCGGGCCACGAGCTGAACAACCAGCTCTTCCGCAAGTTCCTGGCCGACCCCACCGCCTGGCAGCTGGTCACCCCGGAGCCGGCCCGCATCAAGGAGCCGGTCTTGGAGCCCATGCCCCTGTTCGAGGGAGCGGCCCAGGCCACGGCCTAAAGACCCAACTCAGCAATACTCAGCGCCCCGGTGTCAAAGCCGGGGCGCTTTTTTGTGGGCCAAGTTTGTGAGACGCCTTCCTGGGCCGTGGCCGAGGCTTGCGCTCTAATTGCCCCCAGCGAACCACCGCTGGGAGGCGCCATGTTCACGGGCCAGGGCAAGGTTGAGATAGGCTACAAATGAGTTACCTTCGGGGGGAGCCAAGCCTGTAACGCGTGTAGGCAAATGAACGGCCGGGAGTTTTTTCTGAGCTCCGGGCCGGGGCAGGACTCCACCACGGACATGCCCGAACCGCCCCTGCACCCCAACTGCGGCTGCAAGTTGCAGCCCATAGTCGACGTGGCCCGCGCGGCCAGCCGGCCCGAGGACTGGGGACAGGAGGACGAGACTACGGGCGACAGCGAGGTCTCGCTGCGGGAGGAGGAGCGAGCGGAAGGCGGCCAAGGGGAAAACCCCGAACTGTTCAAAGACCATTATGTGGGCCTGACCTGGCGCAGGGGACGAATTTCAAACGGCCCGGTGCATGGCAATTTCTGCGGAGAATACTGGACCTACGGACAGGACACGCGCGATGCAAACTATGTGGAAAATGATGAAATAAAACCCACCGACGACATGGATACGGCTTGTTCCGTGCACGACACCGAGTATGTAGACGGCAATAAGGATCAGGCGAACCGCAACCTGGTGGCGGCCCTGCGGGCCTTGCCGGAAGACCCCCGCAAGTGGGAAAAGAGGCCGCCGAGCCGCAAACTCGAGGAGGCCAGGAAATACCGCAAGTGGGCCCTATGGTATTTTGAAAACGAAGTTGCCAGGGTCGAGCAGGAAGCCCGGGATAGATACGAGTGGGGCTATGACGCCGAGGGGGGCGGTCATGATTATT harbors:
- a CDS encoding helix-turn-helix domain-containing protein — translated: MYLINEVSRKVDLSQKRIREYEKEGFIRPQREANTNNRLYSDFEVTQIQRINYLIHERGFTLACLRNLMVLAPCWNIFECPDKSSCAAYEDPRLACWRVRQSRQTLCPGPCEHCAVYLNRDFQAQRVLEPSGNPPVPKEE
- a CDS encoding molybdenum cofactor guanylyltransferase, whose product is MQALLTGAVLAGGPGSRLGGNKPTRELAGRRLIDIALQRAREVCPQVVVVTADAADFAELDCPVIADRWPGQGPLAALATLFLDTPATSALMLPVDAPLVRPALLRRVLELSPGQSAVAPQGPGGVEALMSWYSRDCLEPALAMLKEGERRLRLLLGRVEGRVMTRTEVAEVDPDDLSFINVNFPEDLERARRVAARRGLFDTP
- the lpxC gene encoding UDP-3-O-acyl-N-acetylglucosamine deacetylase, with translation MNRHQRTLMRPVSCTGIGLHSGKTVNLCLRPAEPDTGIMFKRTDLPASPLIPADVNNVVGTDLSTTVGVDDVRVSTVEHLLSAVSGLGVDNILVEVDAPEIPIMDGSAAPFVFLMRGAGFVSQGRPRQYYKVKREVEVKVNGKSVKVSPSDKLKVSFAIEFDHPLIKCQDMAFVMDEKSYDKDISRARTFGFLRDMRYLHENGLALGGSLDNAVVLDDYRVLNDDGLRFTDEFVRHKVLDFLGDLAMVGRPIVGSFTAHKSGHELNNQLFRKFLADPTAWQLVTPEPARIKEPVLEPMPLFEGAAQATA